A genomic region of Pseudomonas sp. KU43P contains the following coding sequences:
- a CDS encoding SCO family protein, which yields MNDLLTRRAVVAGMGVLGLGLLAGCSPARGLDFKYGKNMSNEILGRKFRLKDPQGNERTLSSFYGSMPMIFFGFTQCPAVCPTTLARAAQIRKLLRGRDRDLFQVVFITLDPERDTPEVLDAYVKAFDPTFTALTGTPEEIAEVAKEFKVFYEKVPAGDTYTISHSSTSYVYDTRGTLRLSLGHSLNAQECAEDLRTLMEIC from the coding sequence ATGAATGATCTGTTGACCCGGCGCGCCGTAGTCGCCGGGATGGGCGTTCTCGGGCTCGGCCTGCTGGCCGGCTGCAGCCCGGCCCGGGGGCTTGATTTCAAGTACGGCAAGAACATGAGCAACGAGATCCTCGGGCGCAAGTTCCGCCTCAAGGACCCTCAGGGCAACGAGCGTACCCTGTCGAGCTTCTACGGCAGCATGCCGATGATCTTCTTCGGATTCACCCAGTGTCCGGCGGTCTGCCCGACGACCCTGGCGCGTGCTGCGCAAATCCGCAAGTTGCTCAGGGGCCGCGACCGCGATCTGTTCCAAGTGGTGTTCATTACCCTGGACCCGGAACGCGATACCCCCGAAGTGCTCGATGCCTACGTCAAGGCCTTCGACCCGACGTTCACCGCGCTCACCGGCACCCCCGAGGAAATCGCCGAGGTGGCCAAGGAGTTCAAGGTCTTCTACGAGAAGGTCCCGGCCGGTGACACCTATACCATTTCCCATTCGTCCACCAGCTACGTCTACGACACGCGTGGCACCCTGCGCCTGAGCCTGGGCCATTCCCTGAACGCCCAGGAATGTGCCGAAGACCTGCGCACCCTGATGGAGATCTGCTGA
- a CDS encoding copper chaperone PCu(A)C, whose translation MSMQPIKRGLAILALMGLTLPALAQTTVSDAWVRASVPHQQSTGAFMTLTASSDSKLVGVASPVAKTVQVHEMTMNGDVMGMKEVKAVELPAGKPVSLDPNGFHVMLMGLTQQVKEGEKVPLTLTIEDAKGAKETLDVQADVKALTAEAGGHDHMHMNH comes from the coding sequence ATGTCGATGCAACCAATCAAGCGCGGCCTGGCCATTCTGGCACTGATGGGCCTGACCCTCCCGGCCCTGGCCCAGACCACCGTGAGCGATGCCTGGGTGCGTGCCAGCGTGCCGCACCAGCAGTCCACCGGTGCCTTCATGACGTTGACCGCCAGCAGCGATAGCAAGCTGGTCGGCGTGGCGTCGCCCGTGGCCAAGACCGTGCAAGTGCACGAGATGACCATGAACGGTGATGTGATGGGCATGAAAGAAGTGAAAGCCGTCGAGCTGCCGGCCGGCAAACCGGTGAGCCTGGACCCGAACGGTTTCCACGTGATGCTGATGGGCCTGACCCAGCAGGTGAAGGAAGGCGAGAAAGTGCCGCTGACCCTGACCATCGAAGATGCCAAGGGCGCGAAGGAAACACTGGACGTGCAGGCAGATGTGAAAGCCCTGACCGCCGAGGCCGGCGGGCATGACCACATGCATATGAACCACTGA
- a CDS encoding radical SAM protein, translated as MRLLDKGLVKFDYQFPLYNFFFPAQTHNCYAPDKSQFSEIMAGANQSARSRALYFHVPFCEAICSFCPFTRGLYKSADDIDRYTQALIREIEYKAQMIDLKAVPVRAIFFGGGTPSLLSPRNIQDIGEALHRHFDMSEVKEFSFEFNVTSVTEARARALADIGVTHARFGLQTVDSEWRQLFNLDPDIGKIERAVEQLRAHFGHVLCDILYGMNGSNEHQTLADIDKAVAMGVSNVDIYPINNAATSVKLHKQIRARSTEVMPAMPSST; from the coding sequence ATGCGACTGCTCGATAAAGGCCTGGTAAAGTTCGATTATCAATTTCCGCTTTATAATTTCTTCTTTCCGGCTCAGACGCACAACTGCTATGCGCCCGACAAAAGCCAGTTTTCAGAAATCATGGCCGGCGCCAATCAATCGGCACGTTCGCGCGCGTTGTATTTTCATGTGCCCTTTTGCGAAGCCATTTGTTCGTTCTGCCCTTTCACGCGGGGGCTGTACAAGAGTGCCGACGACATTGACCGATATACGCAGGCGCTGATCCGGGAGATCGAATACAAGGCGCAGATGATCGATTTGAAAGCGGTACCCGTCAGGGCGATATTTTTTGGCGGCGGCACCCCTTCGCTGTTGTCGCCGCGAAATATCCAGGACATTGGCGAGGCATTGCATCGTCACTTCGACATGAGCGAAGTGAAGGAGTTTTCATTCGAATTCAATGTCACCAGTGTCACCGAAGCGCGTGCGCGCGCGCTGGCCGATATCGGGGTGACCCATGCGCGCTTTGGGCTGCAAACGGTAGACAGCGAATGGCGCCAACTATTCAACCTCGACCCCGACATTGGCAAGATCGAGCGTGCCGTTGAACAGTTGCGCGCCCATTTCGGCCATGTGCTGTGTGACATTCTCTATGGCATGAATGGCAGCAACGAACATCAGACACTCGCCGACATCGACAAGGCCGTCGCCATGGGTGTCAGCAATGTCGATATCTACCCCATCAACAATGCCGCCACCTCCGTCAAATTGCACAAGCAGATCAGGGCACGCTCCACGGAGGTAATGCCCGCCATGCCAAGCTCAACATGA
- the speD gene encoding adenosylmethionine decarboxylase translates to MDDRGYHTLWDITGASAKLLTSDKTLHRFFLTVFQASGFTVISDMIHKFSSGGEGVTGIFLLSESHLSYHTYPERGYISIDVYTCGKGNHSINERIAAFFGEDVQVNRRTLLRGSVVTGLSGGRYATAR, encoded by the coding sequence ATGGATGATCGTGGCTACCACACCCTTTGGGATATAACAGGTGCCAGCGCAAAGTTGCTGACCAGCGATAAGACATTGCATCGCTTTTTTCTGACTGTATTTCAGGCGTCCGGGTTCACCGTCATCAGCGATATGATCCACAAGTTTTCTTCAGGTGGGGAGGGTGTGACGGGGATCTTTCTATTGTCGGAGTCGCACCTTTCATACCATACCTACCCCGAGCGTGGGTATATCAGTATCGATGTCTATACCTGCGGCAAAGGCAACCACTCGATCAATGAACGGATTGCAGCGTTTTTTGGTGAGGACGTCCAGGTCAACAGAAGGACGCTGTTGCGCGGCAGTGTGGTGACTGGCTTGTCGGGGGGGCGATATGCGACTGCTCGATAA
- a CDS encoding MFS transporter: MQALSLNSGTRSLTLGYCFSKCGEFAFEAAFAVAIVSMTDADLLLIGIAYFFRYLPSMVFSPLGGWLADNADKKRTLFLVEAAKGILALAFFMAFSLFAPVLPVLVGLVMVMTALECLYVPTFRAYFPDLVEKDQLASVNSGIQVIEDAASIIGPLVFSVCVLLLSRDATFLFFAICLVLSAISIATLGPARQGARQAFEGRAIIRDAARSVGRLRASNAPLFAVIGCTTLCAMFATSVIRFILPASVLEHFASEAAVGYVFSLLAAGTVLGGVLYTRFNPRTTARLVLRYWVLYGALFFAAAVALQFNSWLFLLMLFLVGFIGAFVDIAIVTNIQCLSSEHEVGRNFSLYYFTAVIGDAVSGLVASLVFVLAGPATFIWMTLMLFIAPVRWNLKGTAHDTDHPL; the protein is encoded by the coding sequence ATGCAGGCGTTGAGTCTTAACAGCGGCACACGTTCCCTGACGTTGGGCTACTGCTTTTCCAAATGTGGTGAGTTTGCCTTCGAAGCGGCCTTTGCCGTGGCAATCGTGTCCATGACCGATGCAGACCTGCTGTTGATTGGCATTGCCTATTTTTTCCGCTACTTGCCGAGCATGGTGTTTTCGCCCTTGGGGGGGTGGCTTGCGGATAACGCCGACAAGAAACGCACACTGTTTCTGGTAGAGGCCGCCAAAGGCATCCTGGCACTTGCCTTCTTCATGGCGTTCAGCCTGTTCGCGCCAGTATTGCCCGTGTTGGTTGGCCTGGTGATGGTCATGACCGCGCTCGAGTGTTTGTATGTGCCGACGTTTCGCGCGTACTTTCCCGACCTTGTCGAAAAGGACCAGTTGGCCTCGGTCAACAGCGGAATCCAGGTGATCGAGGATGCTGCCTCGATTATCGGCCCGCTGGTTTTCTCGGTGTGCGTGTTGCTGCTGTCTCGCGATGCAACGTTCCTGTTCTTTGCCATATGCCTGGTGTTGTCGGCCATTTCCATCGCAACGTTGGGGCCTGCCAGGCAAGGCGCCCGACAGGCATTCGAAGGCCGCGCCATCATCCGCGATGCGGCGCGCAGTGTTGGCCGGCTTAGGGCCAGCAATGCGCCATTGTTTGCTGTCATCGGCTGCACCACGCTCTGTGCGATGTTCGCGACGTCGGTGATTCGCTTCATCCTTCCGGCTTCGGTGCTGGAGCACTTTGCCTCTGAAGCGGCGGTCGGTTACGTGTTCTCGCTGTTGGCGGCAGGCACCGTATTGGGTGGCGTGCTCTACACACGCTTCAACCCGCGCACAACTGCGCGCTTGGTGCTGCGTTACTGGGTGTTGTACGGCGCGCTGTTCTTTGCGGCTGCAGTGGCGCTGCAATTCAACAGCTGGCTGTTTCTGCTGATGCTGTTTCTGGTCGGCTTCATTGGTGCATTCGTCGATATCGCCATCGTCACCAACATCCAATGCTTGTCGAGCGAGCATGAAGTTGGCCGCAACTTTTCCCTCTATTACTTCACAGCCGTCATTGGGGACGCCGTCTCAGGGCTGGTTGCCAGCCTGGTCTTCGTGCTTGCGGGCCCGGCAACTTTCATCTGGATGACGCTCATGCTGTTCATCGCGCCCGTGCGCTGGAACCTCAAAGGAACTGCACATGACACCGACCATCCTCTATAG
- a CDS encoding ornithine decarboxylase produces MTPTILYSAGLPMAAWEGMQATVFNSSVNLALASVLLLKPEDALQPAVREAVERWGLPLFIALEHRHSPVEAGDEQRVDIPLSAHDRARLMAAALAFEQQALPPFTRTVASFVGKRRPTFACPGHQGGACLQQHPAGARFMSLLGQGVFQVDVPHAAPELGDVLSHEGPVLEAEELAARVFGADETWFVLNGTSTANKVVASALLAAGDLVLLDRNSHKSVFLGALVQCGALPVYLDNVRDERGLLGGYRVGALDEAHLRSWAGQVCERRAREPRPFRLAVIQQATCDGVVVDASALLARIGHLCDYVLFDGAWAGYEPFVPALAGLSPLNVQLTDASPGIVVTQSVHKQMSGLSQTSQIHKKDRHISHLRRYCSWPVFNAAFMQHASTSPSYPLFMSLEVNAAMLAEGEGERHWRQALAAAQWLREQVGRRCRLIRPLMLTVSNTSSQYQPQGALAIEPGLHHADPCKVIFLTHGPLDIPACLITRYLQDCEFTPEKTDFYTFTLLMTPSSDSAALSRLVDALEAFEAHWHTGTAALQLLPSLRGAAATYEGLSIAALGERINALYRTHQVEQRQSEIFSAIGAAQCDRSPYQANQQFVRGEARLRCVKEVVGQVAAEGVIPYPPGIMCIAPGERWTAALVDYLQAVEALAALYCEFAPHIQGVHEMRNADGSASLGVFVLD; encoded by the coding sequence ATGACACCGACCATCCTCTATAGCGCGGGGCTGCCCATGGCTGCATGGGAGGGCATGCAGGCGACCGTTTTCAATTCGTCAGTCAACCTCGCGCTCGCTTCGGTATTGCTATTGAAGCCTGAAGATGCGCTGCAACCCGCAGTGCGTGAGGCAGTGGAGCGTTGGGGCCTGCCGCTGTTCATCGCCTTGGAACATCGGCATAGCCCGGTAGAGGCAGGCGATGAGCAGCGAGTGGACATACCCTTGTCGGCACACGACAGGGCACGGTTGATGGCTGCCGCGCTCGCCTTCGAACAGCAGGCGCTGCCCCCTTTCACACGCACGGTTGCGTCTTTTGTTGGCAAGCGCCGGCCTACCTTCGCCTGCCCTGGGCACCAAGGTGGCGCATGTTTGCAGCAGCATCCTGCCGGGGCCCGTTTCATGAGCTTGCTGGGGCAGGGCGTGTTCCAGGTGGATGTGCCCCATGCCGCGCCCGAGCTGGGTGATGTGCTGAGCCATGAAGGCCCGGTACTGGAGGCGGAGGAACTGGCCGCAAGGGTGTTTGGCGCCGACGAGACCTGGTTCGTGCTCAATGGCACCTCCACCGCCAACAAGGTGGTTGCCAGCGCGCTGCTGGCGGCCGGCGACCTGGTTTTGCTGGATCGCAACAGCCACAAGTCGGTGTTTCTTGGCGCCTTGGTGCAGTGCGGCGCCTTGCCGGTGTACCTGGACAATGTGCGCGATGAGCGAGGATTGCTGGGCGGCTATCGCGTCGGTGCCCTGGATGAAGCCCATCTGCGCAGCTGGGCGGGGCAGGTCTGTGAGCGCCGGGCGCGCGAGCCCAGGCCCTTTCGCCTGGCGGTGATCCAGCAGGCAACGTGCGATGGGGTGGTGGTCGATGCGTCAGCCTTGTTGGCCCGCATCGGCCATCTGTGTGATTACGTGCTGTTCGATGGCGCCTGGGCCGGGTATGAGCCTTTTGTGCCGGCGCTGGCCGGGTTATCGCCGCTGAATGTGCAACTGACCGACGCCTCGCCTGGCATTGTCGTGACCCAGTCGGTGCACAAGCAGATGTCCGGCCTCTCGCAAACCTCGCAGATTCACAAGAAGGACCGGCATATCAGCCACCTGCGCCGCTACTGCAGCTGGCCGGTGTTCAACGCCGCATTCATGCAGCACGCCTCGACCAGCCCTTCTTATCCGCTGTTCATGTCGCTGGAAGTCAATGCGGCCATGCTCGCCGAGGGTGAGGGCGAGCGCCACTGGCGCCAGGCGTTGGCGGCTGCGCAGTGGTTGCGCGAGCAGGTGGGGCGCCGCTGTCGCTTGATCCGGCCGCTGATGCTGACCGTCTCGAATACCTCGAGCCAGTACCAGCCACAAGGTGCCTTGGCGATCGAGCCTGGCCTGCACCATGCCGACCCGTGCAAAGTCATTTTCCTCACCCACGGGCCGCTGGATATCCCGGCCTGCCTGATCACTCGCTACCTGCAGGACTGCGAGTTCACGCCGGAAAAAACCGACTTCTACACCTTCACCCTGCTGATGACGCCCTCTAGTGACAGTGCCGCCTTGAGCCGGCTGGTGGACGCGCTCGAAGCGTTCGAAGCGCATTGGCACACGGGGACTGCGGCGCTGCAGTTGCTGCCTTCGTTGCGTGGAGCTGCAGCTACTTACGAGGGGCTGTCCATTGCTGCGCTGGGCGAGCGCATCAATGCGCTTTATCGCACGCATCAGGTTGAGCAGCGGCAAAGCGAGATTTTCAGCGCAATCGGGGCGGCGCAGTGCGATCGCTCGCCTTACCAGGCCAACCAGCAGTTCGTGCGTGGTGAGGCCCGTTTGCGCTGTGTGAAGGAGGTGGTGGGCCAAGTGGCGGCCGAGGGGGTGATCCCGTACCCACCCGGGATCATGTGCATCGCCCCCGGCGAGCGCTGGACGGCTGCGTTGGTCGACTACCTGCAAGCCGTCGAGGCGTTGGCGGCGCTGTACTGCGAGTTCGCCCCGCATATCCAGGGTGTCCATGAAATGCGCAATGCCGATGGCTCTGCCTCGCTGGGGGTATTCGTGCTTGACTGA
- a CDS encoding acyltransferase: protein MLYSLQALRAFAAWVVVCHHFMQIFFDFHATGPVGQFLTDRGAAGVDIFFVISGLVIYLSTRDKAIEPRQFLLNRALRIVPAYWFYTALMAALLLAFSQWMPHQEFAWRHLLLSLLFIPAENPGGYGLYPTLNVGWTLNFEMFFYLLFGLAFLVRQRHHLLLVTAALLLVSEVLGRLGVLSRFYNNDIIYEFLLGIGLGVLYRRGLIREGLWLPLAVLGVAGYALYHLDASQRLLHWGLPSAMVVLAFVALEPYFQGNRVLKALGDCSYSVYLVHVLVLYAGWFASQRLHLNPYLVFALCVPSIGLMSWFSYQWLERGLYRRMQAWLAAPRGQTPALALSRVKY, encoded by the coding sequence ATGCTGTATTCGCTTCAGGCACTGCGGGCGTTCGCCGCCTGGGTGGTGGTCTGCCACCACTTCATGCAGATTTTCTTCGACTTTCATGCCACCGGCCCTGTCGGCCAGTTCCTCACCGATCGCGGTGCTGCAGGCGTCGACATCTTCTTCGTCATCAGCGGCCTGGTGATCTACCTGTCGACCCGCGACAAGGCCATCGAACCGCGCCAGTTCCTGCTCAACCGCGCCTTGCGCATCGTCCCTGCCTACTGGTTCTACACCGCACTGATGGCAGCGCTGCTGCTGGCCTTCAGCCAATGGATGCCGCATCAGGAATTCGCCTGGCGCCACCTGCTGTTGTCGCTGCTGTTCATCCCGGCGGAAAACCCGGGGGGTTACGGCCTGTACCCGACCCTGAACGTGGGCTGGACGCTGAACTTCGAGATGTTCTTCTACCTGCTGTTCGGCCTGGCATTCCTGGTTCGCCAGCGCCATCACCTGTTGCTGGTGACGGCTGCCTTGCTGCTGGTCAGCGAAGTGCTGGGCCGCCTTGGCGTGCTCAGCCGCTTCTACAACAACGACATCATCTACGAGTTCCTGCTCGGCATCGGCCTGGGCGTGCTGTACCGCCGCGGCCTGATACGCGAGGGCTTGTGGCTGCCGTTGGCGGTGCTGGGCGTTGCGGGCTACGCGCTGTATCACCTCGACGCCTCCCAGCGCCTGCTGCACTGGGGCCTGCCCAGCGCAATGGTGGTGCTGGCATTCGTCGCCCTGGAGCCGTACTTCCAGGGCAACCGGGTGCTCAAGGCGCTGGGCGACTGCTCGTACTCGGTGTACCTGGTACACGTGCTGGTGCTGTATGCCGGCTGGTTCGCCAGCCAGCGCCTGCACCTGAACCCCTACCTGGTGTTCGCCCTCTGCGTGCCGTCCATTGGACTAATGTCGTGGTTCAGCTACCAATGGCTGGAGCGCGGCCTGTACCGCCGGATGCAGGCCTGGCTGGCGGCGCCACGGGGGCAGACCCCAGCATTGGCGCTATCCCGAGTCAAATACTAG
- a CDS encoding fatty acid cis/trans isomerase, giving the protein MVHRLMAAALALLTSSMAFGQAPQSSPAISYTRDIQPIFTEKCVACHACNDAACQLKLESPEGAVRGATKVPVYQGDRSKAVPTTRLFYDAHSEEQWRKKGFYSVLDNQGSQAALMARMLELGHKTPLTPNAKLPEEIVLGLNRNNMCPLPQEFDAYAGAHPKEGMPLAVTGLTDKEYDTMRHWLAAGAPVEYQPIKPSEVEAKQIAEWEELLNRPGSTEALVGRWLYEHLFLAHIYFVGGEQGHFFQWVRSRTPSGQPVDLIATRRPNDPPGTDFYYRLIPVQGVIVHKTHITYPMGPQKLKRVKQLFYAGDWHATALPGYGPRHRANPFETFEAIPAVARYQFMLDNAEYFVRTFIRGPVCRGQIATDVIRDNFWALFQEPAHDRYITDAKYRGEATPLLAMPGQIDDVGSVLSLWHAYRDKRNDYEKLRREAYAEMPAPGWSTLWAGNDNALLSIFRHFDSASVTKGLIGDVPLTVWLFDYPLFERTYYQLAVNFDVFGNVSHQLQTRLYFDLIRNGAEVNFLRLMPADQRGAILSNWYQNSGKVKMWLDYEDIDTDTPSGIKLDPRDPKRDFGLKLLQRTGSLNAAPDPINRCQGAYCSRPQMSEEFRNAEQSLSRLVSRPAAGLKVIDQLPEATMLRIEGEGGQRQVYSLLRNRAHSNVAFLLGEASRYQPGLDTLTLYPGVLSSYPNFIFNIPTKDVAEFVEDMEYARDDAAKFERIVMRWGVRRSHPQFWRYFHDLNTYIKETTPVEAGVLDMNRYENL; this is encoded by the coding sequence ATGGTGCATCGCCTTATGGCTGCCGCCCTCGCTTTGCTGACCAGCAGCATGGCGTTCGGGCAGGCCCCCCAATCGAGCCCGGCAATTTCCTACACCCGGGATATTCAGCCGATTTTCACCGAGAAGTGCGTGGCCTGCCACGCCTGCAACGACGCCGCCTGCCAGCTCAAGCTGGAAAGCCCCGAAGGGGCCGTGCGGGGCGCCACCAAGGTACCGGTGTACCAGGGCGACCGGAGCAAGGCGGTGCCCACCACGCGGCTGTTCTACGACGCCCACAGCGAAGAGCAATGGCGCAAGAAGGGCTTCTATTCGGTGCTCGACAACCAGGGCAGCCAGGCCGCACTGATGGCGCGCATGCTCGAGTTGGGGCACAAGACCCCACTCACCCCCAATGCCAAGTTGCCCGAGGAAATCGTCCTGGGCCTGAACCGTAACAACATGTGCCCCCTGCCTCAGGAGTTCGACGCCTATGCCGGCGCTCACCCCAAAGAGGGCATGCCGCTGGCGGTGACCGGCCTCACCGACAAGGAATACGACACCATGCGCCACTGGCTGGCAGCCGGTGCGCCGGTGGAGTACCAGCCGATCAAGCCCAGCGAGGTGGAAGCGAAGCAGATTGCCGAGTGGGAAGAGCTGCTCAACCGCCCGGGCTCGACCGAAGCCCTGGTCGGCCGCTGGTTGTACGAGCACCTGTTCCTGGCGCACATCTACTTCGTCGGCGGCGAGCAGGGCCATTTCTTCCAGTGGGTGCGTTCGCGCACGCCGAGCGGCCAGCCGGTCGACCTGATCGCCACCCGCCGCCCCAACGACCCACCGGGCACCGATTTCTACTATCGGCTGATTCCGGTGCAGGGCGTGATCGTGCACAAGACCCACATCACGTACCCCATGGGGCCGCAGAAGCTCAAGCGCGTGAAGCAGCTGTTCTACGCCGGCGATTGGCATGCCACGGCGCTGCCGGGCTATGGCCCGCGCCACCGGGCCAACCCGTTCGAGACCTTCGAGGCGATCCCGGCGGTGGCGCGTTACCAGTTCATGCTCGACAACGCCGAGTACTTCGTGCGCACCTTCATCCGTGGCCCGGTGTGCCGCGGGCAGATCGCCACCGACGTGATCCGCGACAACTTCTGGGCGCTGTTCCAGGAGCCGGCCCATGACCGTTACATCACCGATGCCAAGTACCGTGGCGAGGCCACGCCGTTGCTGGCCATGCCAGGCCAGATCGATGACGTGGGCAGTGTGCTGTCGTTGTGGCACGCCTACCGAGACAAGCGTAACGACTATGAAAAGCTGCGCCGCGAAGCCTATGCCGAAATGCCGGCACCAGGCTGGTCGACGTTGTGGGCGGGCAACGACAATGCCTTGTTGAGCATCTTCCGCCACTTCGACAGTGCGTCGGTGACCAAGGGCCTGATCGGTGACGTACCGCTGACGGTGTGGCTGTTCGACTACCCGCTGTTCGAGCGCACCTACTACCAACTGGCGGTCAACTTCGACGTGTTCGGCAACGTTTCGCACCAGCTGCAGACGCGGCTGTACTTCGACCTGATCCGCAACGGCGCCGAGGTCAACTTCCTGCGTCTGATGCCGGCGGACCAGCGGGGTGCGATCCTCAGCAACTGGTACCAGAACAGTGGCAAGGTGAAGATGTGGCTTGACTACGAAGACATCGACACCGACACCCCGAGCGGCATCAAGCTAGACCCGCGCGACCCCAAGCGTGACTTCGGCCTCAAACTGTTGCAGCGCACCGGCAGCCTGAACGCCGCGCCTGACCCGATCAACCGGTGCCAGGGCGCGTACTGCTCGCGGCCGCAGATGTCGGAAGAGTTCCGCAATGCCGAGCAGTCGCTCAGCCGCCTGGTGTCGCGCCCAGCAGCGGGCCTGAAGGTGATCGACCAGTTGCCCGAGGCGACCATGCTGCGCATCGAAGGCGAGGGCGGCCAGCGCCAGGTCTACAGCCTGCTGCGCAACCGCGCGCACAGTAACGTGGCCTTCCTGCTCGGTGAGGCCTCACGCTATCAGCCGGGGCTGGATACCCTGACCTTGTACCCGGGCGTGCTCAGCAGCTACCCGAACTTCATCTTCAACATCCCGACCAAGGATGTAGCGGAGTTCGTCGAGGACATGGAGTACGCGCGTGATGACGCCGCCAAGTTCGAACGTATCGTCATGCGTTGGGGCGTGCGCCGCAGCCATCCGCAGTTCTGGCGTTACTTCCATGACCTGAACACGTACATCAAGGAGACCACGCCGGTGGAGGCGGGCGTGCTGGACATGAACCGCTACGAGAACCTCTGA
- the dinB gene encoding DNA polymerase IV produces the protein MTEHPRRPGGARKFIHVDMDSYFVAVELLDAPWLRDRPVAVGGTALERGVISTSNYIARAFGVRSGMATATAQRLCPDLVLLPVRFERYEAVTGRLEEIFRRFTPTVEFLSLDEASLDVTGQPHCNGSATHMASRIRATIERELQLTASAGIAPLKYLAKMASEVNKPNGQFVVAPDQVQAFLANLDIRKIPGVGPKTGAVLQAMGCVKCADVTEQMIPALLRQLGAHGFYVWERCRGQEGYEGKAGGVQSLGVEHTLPSDCHDFARCASELDGLLAALAVRMEALGDAPPIVRNQVKLKFADFTTASAEAGALALEPQVVHGLCRMLWNTKRQGRAVRLVGIAVKIRRSLPDPLQLELGL, from the coding sequence TTGACTGAACACCCTCGACGGCCTGGCGGTGCGCGCAAGTTCATTCACGTCGACATGGACTCCTACTTCGTCGCCGTCGAGCTCCTGGATGCGCCCTGGTTGCGCGATCGGCCGGTCGCTGTGGGCGGCACGGCGCTGGAGCGGGGCGTGATCAGTACCTCCAACTACATTGCCAGGGCGTTTGGCGTCAGAAGCGGCATGGCAACCGCCACCGCGCAGCGCCTGTGCCCGGACTTGGTGCTGTTGCCTGTGCGCTTCGAGCGTTACGAGGCGGTCACTGGCAGGCTGGAGGAAATTTTCCGGCGCTTTACGCCGACCGTCGAGTTTCTCTCGCTGGATGAGGCCTCGCTGGATGTCACAGGGCAGCCGCACTGCAACGGTTCGGCGACACACATGGCCAGCCGTATCCGGGCAACCATCGAGCGAGAGCTGCAGTTGACGGCTTCGGCCGGCATCGCACCTTTGAAGTACCTGGCGAAAATGGCCTCTGAAGTGAACAAGCCCAATGGCCAGTTTGTGGTTGCACCGGATCAGGTGCAGGCCTTTCTTGCGAACCTGGACATTCGCAAGATCCCCGGGGTGGGGCCCAAGACCGGGGCTGTGCTGCAGGCCATGGGGTGCGTCAAATGCGCTGATGTCACCGAGCAGATGATCCCTGCGCTGCTGCGCCAGCTCGGGGCGCATGGTTTCTATGTGTGGGAGCGTTGCCGCGGGCAGGAGGGCTACGAAGGCAAGGCGGGCGGTGTGCAGTCGCTGGGCGTCGAGCACACCTTGCCCAGCGACTGCCATGACTTTGCGCGCTGCGCCAGCGAACTGGATGGACTGCTGGCGGCCCTGGCGGTGCGCATGGAGGCGCTTGGCGATGCGCCGCCGATTGTCAGGAACCAGGTCAAGCTGAAGTTTGCCGATTTCACCACGGCCAGTGCCGAGGCGGGCGCCCTGGCATTGGAACCGCAGGTGGTGCATGGCCTGTGCCGCATGCTTTGGAATACCAAGCGGCAGGGGCGAGCCGTGCGCCTGGTCGGCATTGCCGTCAAGATCCGCAGAAGTCTGCCGGACCCATTGCAACTTGAGTTGGGATTGTGA
- the nfuA gene encoding Fe-S biogenesis protein NfuA has protein sequence MSAITITDAAHDYLADLLSKQNTPGIGIRIFITQPGTQYAETCIAYCKPGEEKPDDEPVGLKSFTAYLDAVSVPFLEDALVDYATDRMGGQLTIKAPNAKVPMVNEDSPINERINYYLQTEINPGLASHGGQVSLVDVVDDGIAVLQFGGGCQGCGQADVTLKEGIERTLLERIPELKGVRDVTDHSQKENAYY, from the coding sequence ATGAGCGCTATAACCATTACTGACGCCGCCCATGATTACCTGGCCGATCTGCTTTCCAAGCAGAACACGCCTGGCATCGGCATTCGCATTTTCATCACCCAGCCGGGCACCCAGTACGCCGAAACCTGCATCGCCTACTGCAAGCCGGGCGAAGAGAAGCCCGACGACGAGCCAGTCGGCCTGAAGAGCTTCACCGCCTACCTCGATGCGGTCAGCGTGCCGTTCCTGGAAGACGCGCTGGTCGACTATGCCACCGACCGCATGGGTGGCCAGCTGACCATCAAGGCACCTAACGCCAAGGTGCCGATGGTCAACGAAGACAGCCCGATCAACGAGCGCATCAACTACTACCTGCAAACCGAGATCAACCCGGGCCTGGCCAGCCACGGCGGCCAGGTGAGCCTGGTCGACGTGGTCGACGACGGCATCGCGGTGCTGCAGTTCGGCGGTGGTTGCCAGGGCTGCGGCCAGGCCGACGTTACCCTGAAGGAAGGCATCGAGCGCACCCTGCTCGAGCGCATTCCCGAGCTCAAGGGCGTGCGTGACGTGACCGACCACAGTCAGAAAGAAAACGCCTACTACTGA